The following coding sequences are from one Virgibacillus necropolis window:
- a CDS encoding M3 family oligoendopeptidase, giving the protein MKKVISENWDLDSLYPDGKESKRLNELISDLKQGMKGLQENVQTFDQHDTQDLVDFFQKVQEYISKAFELDEFLICLYSVNVDDPDVAKLIDESEKIKADIESLKMDMDELLVRLSKTDWQELLQHHGVKEYQFYLEERKQKMEDKLPIEMEKVINQLSINGFIGWEDYYEQMMGNLRIPVEKDGQQEEMSIGQAQSYAMFSSDRSIRQKTARKIVEICREQAESFATVLNRINGFRLDVYKQRGWNNVLKEAMEQNRIKEQTVKTMVSAIKKNKEIVQSFLQRKAQVMKLEKLSWYDTDTPSFTSNKKVSYSEAADIVITQFHKFSEKLGVFAEKAFHEGWVEAEDRKGKMHGGFCAFMPLKKESRIFLTFTGSYQDVVTIAHELGHAYHNYILQDEPAFSQETSTSVAETASTFAENLVLDAAIEQASTDEDKLSLLEMKILNGLKYQVTVPAMFEFEQRLYDKRKDAPLTADEISNLMEGMIKDVYGDTVDENNKYFWMTIPHFYHTDLAFYNIPYTIGYLFSNGIYALAKEQGDQFSEQYDALLRNSGRMTVEQLAGRYLNKDIEEKEFWEASLQPTIEAIHEYLELTEKMI; this is encoded by the coding sequence ATGAAGAAAGTAATTAGTGAAAATTGGGATCTTGATTCTCTATATCCAGATGGTAAGGAATCAAAAAGGTTAAACGAGTTAATTTCAGATCTAAAGCAGGGCATGAAAGGCTTACAAGAAAATGTTCAAACGTTTGATCAACATGATACGCAAGACTTGGTTGACTTTTTTCAAAAGGTGCAGGAATACATCAGCAAAGCTTTTGAGCTAGATGAATTCCTGATTTGTCTATATTCCGTGAATGTGGATGATCCCGATGTTGCCAAGTTGATTGATGAAAGTGAGAAAATTAAAGCTGATATTGAATCATTGAAAATGGATATGGATGAATTATTAGTAAGACTTTCAAAAACAGATTGGCAAGAATTGCTGCAACATCACGGAGTGAAAGAATACCAATTTTACTTAGAAGAACGTAAACAAAAAATGGAAGATAAATTGCCAATTGAAATGGAAAAGGTGATAAATCAACTTTCCATTAATGGATTTATTGGATGGGAAGATTATTATGAACAAATGATGGGAAACTTACGAATTCCGGTTGAAAAAGATGGCCAACAAGAAGAAATGTCGATTGGTCAGGCTCAAAGTTATGCTATGTTTTCAAGTGATCGATCGATACGTCAGAAAACCGCTCGAAAGATTGTTGAGATCTGTAGAGAACAAGCGGAGTCATTTGCCACAGTCCTCAATCGAATTAATGGATTCAGGTTAGATGTATATAAACAACGCGGCTGGAATAACGTTTTGAAGGAAGCAATGGAACAGAATAGAATCAAAGAACAAACTGTAAAGACGATGGTTTCAGCCATCAAGAAAAATAAAGAAATCGTACAGTCATTTTTACAACGAAAAGCTCAAGTAATGAAATTAGAAAAATTGAGTTGGTATGACACGGACACCCCGAGCTTTACTTCTAATAAAAAGGTTTCCTATAGTGAAGCAGCTGATATAGTGATTACGCAATTTCATAAATTTAGTGAAAAGTTAGGTGTGTTTGCAGAAAAGGCATTTCATGAAGGTTGGGTTGAAGCTGAAGATCGGAAAGGAAAAATGCATGGCGGTTTCTGTGCATTTATGCCGCTAAAAAAGGAAAGCCGTATTTTCCTAACCTTCACAGGGAGCTATCAAGATGTCGTGACGATTGCCCATGAGCTTGGTCACGCTTATCATAATTATATATTGCAGGATGAACCAGCGTTTTCACAAGAAACCAGTACGAGTGTTGCAGAAACAGCTTCCACCTTTGCTGAAAATTTAGTACTGGATGCTGCAATCGAACAGGCATCTACTGATGAAGATAAACTATCCTTACTAGAAATGAAAATCTTAAATGGTTTGAAATACCAAGTAACCGTACCAGCTATGTTTGAATTTGAACAACGGCTGTATGATAAACGAAAGGACGCACCACTTACCGCAGATGAGATATCAAATTTGATGGAAGGAATGATAAAGGACGTTTACGGAGATACTGTCGATGAAAATAATAAGTATTTCTGGATGACTATCCCACATTTTTATCATACAGATTTAGCATTCTACAACATTCCATATACAATCGGTTATTTATTTAGTAATGGAATTTATGCATTAGCTAAAGAACAGGGCGACCAGTTCTCTGAGCAGTATGATGCCTTATTGCGGAACTCAGGAAGAATGACGGTTGAACAATTAGCAGGGCGTTACCTGAACAAGGATATCGAAGAAAAGGAATTTTGGGAAGCTTCCCTACAACCAACTATTGAAGCAATACACGAGTATTTAGAGTTGACGGAAAAGATGATATAG
- a CDS encoding GNAT family N-acetyltransferase has product MTDIKKGDNKFFVGDNEEKPLAEIIFVPADDDKLIIEHTIVSNELSGQGVAGELVEKVVNYAREEGKKIITECSYAKSKIAKTPEFQDVLAQ; this is encoded by the coding sequence ATGACGGATATTAAAAAAGGCGACAATAAATTTTTTGTTGGCGATAACGAAGAAAAGCCTTTAGCAGAAATTATCTTTGTTCCAGCAGATGATGATAAGTTAATCATTGAACATACAATTGTATCGAACGAGCTTAGTGGCCAAGGGGTTGCTGGGGAACTTGTAGAAAAAGTTGTTAACTACGCGAGAGAAGAAGGAAAGAAAATTATTACTGAGTGTTCCTATGCTAAAAGTAAAATTGCAAAAACCCCTGAGTTTCAGGATGTGCTTGCTCAATAG
- a CDS encoding glycine betaine uptake BCCT transporter: MKKVTSVFWITLAITLILSFWGAIAPKGFENISGTIMSYISVHFSWYYLLIVSLFVIFCLYLIFSPYGKIRLGRQRDRPEFSYPSWFAMLFSAGMGIGLVFYGVASPVSHYINTPPTADPGTREALEDSLRITFFHYGIHAWSIYAIIALILAYFTFRHGSPGLISATLEPIFGHKMKGSWGKFIDIIAVFATIVGVATTLGFGATQINGGLTYLFGIGTEFWVQLVIILIVTVLFMISAYSGLGKGIKYLSNANMALATILFLATLILGPTLYILNSFIDTLGAYIQRLPAESFRISPNNEKEQQWVRDWTVFFWAWWIAWAPFVGIFIARISKGRTIREFLSGVLIVPSVVSFLWFSAFGMSGIDAQNNGVDIAGLPDEQALFGMFDSFPFSMILSILAIMLIGTFFITSADSATFVLGMQTTNGSLSPPTTVKFVWGFAQSAIAAVLLYTGGLQALQNALISAALPFSFIMLLMVFSFFKALRKEKGEKKV; this comes from the coding sequence ATGAAAAAGGTTACTTCAGTTTTTTGGATTACATTGGCTATTACATTGATCTTGTCCTTTTGGGGGGCAATTGCTCCAAAAGGATTTGAAAATATATCAGGTACTATTATGAGTTATATATCCGTCCACTTTAGCTGGTATTATCTACTAATCGTTTCTCTGTTTGTCATCTTTTGTTTATACTTAATCTTCAGCCCATATGGAAAAATCAGGCTCGGTAGGCAAAGAGACAGACCTGAATTCAGTTATCCTTCATGGTTTGCCATGCTTTTTAGTGCTGGCATGGGGATTGGGCTTGTGTTTTACGGTGTAGCTTCTCCTGTCTCCCACTATATTAATACTCCACCCACTGCTGACCCTGGTACAAGGGAAGCGCTTGAGGATTCGTTGCGGATTACATTCTTCCACTATGGGATTCATGCATGGTCGATATATGCAATAATTGCTTTAATTTTGGCTTACTTTACATTTCGTCACGGAAGTCCTGGATTAATCAGCGCTACTCTTGAACCTATTTTTGGACATAAAATGAAAGGTTCATGGGGGAAGTTTATCGATATAATTGCCGTTTTTGCGACCATTGTTGGTGTAGCAACTACTCTTGGATTTGGTGCAACACAGATAAATGGTGGTCTCACATACCTGTTCGGAATCGGTACCGAGTTTTGGGTTCAACTAGTTATTATTCTAATCGTAACGGTTTTGTTTATGATTTCTGCCTATTCTGGTCTTGGTAAAGGAATCAAATATTTAAGTAATGCTAATATGGCACTCGCTACAATCTTATTCCTTGCTACATTAATTCTAGGACCGACCCTGTACATTTTAAATTCATTTATAGATACACTAGGGGCATATATACAAAGACTTCCCGCTGAGAGTTTCCGTATATCGCCTAACAATGAGAAAGAGCAGCAGTGGGTTAGAGACTGGACCGTTTTCTTCTGGGCTTGGTGGATCGCATGGGCACCATTTGTTGGAATCTTTATTGCCCGTATATCAAAAGGGCGAACCATTCGAGAATTCTTATCCGGTGTCCTTATCGTTCCATCTGTAGTCAGCTTCTTGTGGTTTTCGGCATTCGGAATGTCAGGGATTGATGCACAGAATAACGGTGTAGATATTGCTGGACTTCCAGATGAACAAGCGCTTTTCGGTATGTTTGACTCTTTTCCGTTTAGTATGATCTTATCGATACTTGCGATCATGCTAATTGGAACATTCTTTATTACTTCAGCGGATTCAGCCACTTTTGTGCTGGGAATGCAAACGACAAATGGTTCTTTATCTCCCCCAACAACAGTTAAATTCGTATGGGGATTTGCTCAATCGGCCATAGCTGCGGTACTTTTATATACTGGTGGACTACAGGCTCTGCAAAATGCATTAATTTCAGCGGCACTTCCGTTCTCATTCATCATGCTGTTGATGGTTTTCTCTTTTTTCAAAGCATTAAGGAAAGAAAAGGGTGAAAAAAAAGTATAA
- a CDS encoding FAD-binding oxidoreductase: MNYISELETFIPKERVSTNITILEQHSKDESYHTPSLPNVVIYPESAEEVSQVMKIASKHKIPVTPFGVGSSLEGHVIPLNGGISLDFSLMDSIIEVLPNDFLVKVQPGVTRSKLNQELKKHGLFFSVDPGADATLGGMAATNASGTTSVKYGIMRDQIRDIEVVLANGTTMHTGNLAAKSSSGYNLNGLFAGSEGTLGCFTELTLRVYGIPEMIVASRATFHSIDSAINAVVNILSAGIQVARIELIDELSIKQVNKFSDTNYDEMPTLFIEFQGNEAGLLQDIEFTKEILADLDNHAFEFEKDTQGRNKLWGARHNAAYAFKHGFPGKQLMTTDVCLPLSELAGAIKSAKKVLKEYNLDGGIVGHVGDGNYHTTLMIDTENQREVEYAENYNKHIVEYALERGGSCTGEHGVGIGKMKYQVLEHGTALPVMQAIKKTLDPENILNPGKIFYDE; this comes from the coding sequence ATGAATTACATTTCTGAACTAGAAACGTTTATACCTAAAGAAAGAGTCTCAACAAATATAACTATTCTAGAGCAACATAGTAAGGATGAATCCTATCATACACCAAGTCTTCCAAACGTGGTGATATATCCTGAAAGCGCCGAAGAAGTGAGCCAAGTAATGAAAATAGCGAGTAAACATAAGATCCCGGTCACACCTTTTGGAGTAGGCTCAAGCTTAGAAGGCCATGTTATTCCATTAAACGGTGGGATTTCGCTTGATTTTTCATTAATGGATAGCATTATTGAGGTGTTACCCAATGACTTTTTGGTGAAGGTACAACCAGGGGTAACGCGGTCAAAGTTAAATCAAGAGCTAAAAAAGCATGGACTGTTTTTCTCTGTTGATCCAGGTGCAGATGCCACTTTAGGTGGTATGGCTGCGACAAATGCAAGTGGAACAACGTCTGTGAAATATGGAATAATGCGTGATCAAATAAGGGATATTGAGGTAGTGCTGGCAAATGGAACCACTATGCATACAGGGAACTTAGCTGCCAAATCCTCATCAGGCTATAATCTAAATGGATTATTTGCAGGGTCAGAAGGGACACTAGGGTGTTTTACCGAATTAACATTACGAGTATATGGAATTCCTGAGATGATCGTAGCTAGTAGAGCAACTTTTCACTCAATAGATTCCGCGATTAATGCGGTAGTCAATATTCTGTCTGCTGGGATCCAGGTAGCAAGAATAGAATTGATTGATGAGCTTTCCATAAAACAAGTAAATAAATTCAGTGATACAAACTATGATGAAATGCCTACATTATTTATCGAATTTCAGGGAAATGAAGCAGGTTTATTACAAGATATTGAGTTTACAAAAGAGATACTTGCGGATCTAGATAACCATGCATTTGAGTTTGAAAAAGATACACAGGGACGCAATAAATTATGGGGGGCCCGTCATAATGCAGCATACGCATTTAAACATGGATTTCCCGGAAAGCAATTGATGACAACCGATGTTTGTTTACCACTGTCAGAGCTTGCTGGAGCGATTAAATCCGCAAAAAAAGTGTTAAAAGAATATAACCTTGATGGCGGAATCGTCGGACATGTAGGTGATGGGAATTATCATACAACCCTCATGATTGATACCGAGAATCAGAGGGAAGTGGAGTATGCGGAGAACTATAATAAACATATTGTGGAGTATGCACTTGAGAGAGGTGGATCTTGCACAGGTGAGCATGGTGTCGGAATTGGTAAAATGAAGTACCAAGTGCTAGAACATGGAACTGCCTTACCAGTTATGCAAGCAATTAAGAAAACTCTTGATCCAGAAAATATTTTAAACCCAGGAAAAATATTTTATGACGAATAA
- a CDS encoding vWA domain-containing protein, which yields MNKNLTEIIFLLDRSGSMSGLESDTIGGFNSLVRNQCELEGETILTAALFDDQYEILWNGVDANQVKLTGEEYFVRGSTALLDAVGKTILDVGHRFSMTCEDRRPGKVLFVITTDGMENSSREFFHKKIKEMINHQEEKYGWEFIFIGANIDAAKEAGNVGISKENAYSFEASSVGVEAMYSMVNEEIAVRRQKGV from the coding sequence ATGAATAAGAATCTGACGGAAATAATTTTCTTGCTTGATCGCAGTGGGTCTATGTCTGGCCTTGAGAGTGATACCATTGGTGGATTTAATTCTTTAGTAAGGAACCAATGTGAACTGGAAGGAGAAACAATCCTCACAGCAGCACTCTTTGATGATCAGTATGAAATATTATGGAATGGTGTTGATGCAAACCAAGTTAAATTGACGGGTGAAGAATACTTTGTAAGGGGAAGCACGGCATTACTGGATGCAGTGGGGAAAACGATTTTGGATGTTGGGCATAGATTTTCAATGACTTGTGAGGACAGAAGACCAGGTAAGGTATTGTTTGTCATCACTACAGATGGAATGGAAAACTCCAGCCGTGAATTTTTTCATAAAAAAATAAAAGAAATGATCAACCATCAGGAAGAGAAGTATGGTTGGGAATTTATTTTCATTGGTGCAAATATTGACGCTGCAAAAGAAGCGGGTAACGTGGGAATCAGTAAAGAAAACGCTTATAGCTTCGAAGCGTCAAGTGTAGGAGTGGAGGCTATGTATTCCATGGTTAATGAGGAAATAGCAGTTAGACGGCAAAAAGGAGTATAA
- a CDS encoding alpha/beta-type small acid-soluble spore protein, with protein sequence MARRNKILVPEARENLDQLKGQVMKAKGYDVNMTDPNAVKYEIANEQGIPLQKGNNGQLTSEQAGKIGGPIGGNMVKEMVKMAQEQMKQK encoded by the coding sequence GTGGCTAGAAGAAATAAAATTTTAGTTCCGGAGGCTCGGGAAAATTTAGATCAATTAAAAGGACAGGTGATGAAAGCAAAAGGATACGATGTAAACATGACCGATCCTAATGCCGTAAAGTACGAAATTGCAAATGAACAAGGTATTCCATTACAAAAAGGGAACAATGGTCAACTCACTTCAGAACAAGCAGGTAAAATCGGAGGGCCAATTGGTGGCAATATGGTAAAAGAAATGGTCAAAATGGCTCAAGAACAAATGAAACAAAAATAG
- a CDS encoding alkaline phosphatase gives MRKRAWIFVALFMLIAASIIGISSTNSSADSGKNKQKGNNGKAKNVIVMIGDGMGPAYTTAYRYMKDDPNTTQMEKTIFDKHFVGMAKTYPEDTEENVTDSAAAATSMAAAIKTYNGAISVDNDKEPVGTVLETAKENGMATGLVATSQVNHATPAAFGAHDVSRNNYNEIADDYFDDKINGEHKVDVILGGGTNYFDREDRNLIKEFKQDDYNYVTTTEEMLENENDQLLGLFAPVGLPKAKDRKESIPSLEEMTTAALKQLKQDKDGFFLMVEGSQIDWAGHANDSVSAMSEMEDFARAFEAVVEFAKENGHTQVVLTADHSTGGFSIGRDGDYNFYPEAIKAAKRTPEFMAKEIMDGETVEDVLDEYVTFDFTEEELTSIKEAASKDDFDTLYSVISEVFNNRAGVGFTTSGHTGIDVPVYAYGPRSEVFSGLIENTDIAKEVFGFLK, from the coding sequence ATGAGAAAAAGAGCGTGGATTTTCGTTGCCTTATTTATGTTAATAGCTGCAAGCATCATTGGAATAAGTAGCACAAACTCAAGTGCTGATAGTGGAAAGAACAAGCAAAAAGGAAACAATGGGAAAGCAAAAAACGTTATTGTGATGATTGGTGATGGAATGGGTCCTGCTTATACTACAGCATATCGTTACATGAAGGATGATCCCAACACAACGCAAATGGAGAAAACAATCTTTGACAAACATTTTGTGGGTATGGCAAAAACTTATCCTGAAGATACCGAAGAAAATGTGACAGATTCAGCTGCAGCAGCAACCTCTATGGCAGCAGCTATTAAAACATATAATGGTGCGATTTCTGTCGATAATGATAAAGAACCAGTAGGAACAGTACTTGAAACTGCAAAAGAAAACGGAATGGCTACAGGACTTGTAGCAACATCACAAGTTAACCACGCAACTCCAGCCGCTTTTGGTGCACATGACGTTTCACGTAACAATTATAATGAAATTGCCGATGATTATTTTGATGATAAAATAAATGGCGAACATAAAGTAGATGTCATACTCGGTGGCGGTACGAACTATTTTGATCGGGAAGACAGGAATCTTATAAAAGAATTCAAGCAAGATGATTATAACTATGTAACCACAACAGAAGAAATGCTAGAAAACGAGAATGACCAATTACTCGGTTTGTTTGCACCAGTAGGATTACCAAAAGCAAAAGATCGCAAAGAGTCTATCCCTTCACTTGAGGAAATGACTACAGCAGCACTTAAACAATTGAAGCAAGATAAAGATGGTTTCTTCCTAATGGTAGAGGGTAGTCAAATTGATTGGGCGGGACATGCCAACGATTCAGTTAGTGCAATGAGTGAAATGGAAGACTTTGCAAGAGCATTTGAGGCAGTAGTTGAATTTGCTAAAGAAAATGGACACACACAGGTTGTATTAACAGCCGATCATTCTACTGGCGGATTTTCCATTGGCCGTGACGGAGATTACAATTTTTATCCTGAAGCAATCAAAGCAGCTAAACGCACACCAGAGTTTATGGCGAAGGAAATTATGGATGGCGAAACTGTTGAGGACGTTTTAGATGAATATGTAACGTTTGATTTCACTGAGGAAGAGCTCACGTCTATCAAAGAAGCCGCTAGTAAAGATGACTTTGATACATTATATAGCGTTATCTCCGAAGTGTTTAATAACCGTGCAGGCGTTGGATTCACAACGAGCGGACACACGGGTATCGATGTCCCGGTTTATGCCTACGGACCGAGGAGTGAAGTATTTTCGGGGCTGATTGAAAATACGGATATAGCTAAAGAGGTATTTGGGTTTTTGAAATAG
- a CDS encoding beta-class carbonic anhydrase, with the protein MSVMDSILEYNKQFVQNKEYEKYETTKFPDKKLVILTCMDTRLLELLPRAMNLGNGDAKIVKNAGAIISDPFESTMASIMVALYELKAEEVVVVGHYGCGMTGLKSESVIEKALQAGMDPSSLDALRYAGVDMEKWLQGFDDVEGNVRNSVGIIRRHPFLPANTPVHGLAISPETGELTVVDIED; encoded by the coding sequence ATGTCCGTCATGGATTCTATTTTGGAATATAATAAACAATTTGTACAGAACAAGGAATATGAAAAATATGAGACTACAAAGTTTCCGGATAAAAAGTTAGTTATCCTTACGTGTATGGATACGCGTCTATTAGAATTGCTCCCGCGCGCTATGAATTTGGGTAACGGTGATGCAAAAATCGTAAAAAATGCTGGTGCTATTATTTCCGACCCTTTTGAAAGCACGATGGCAAGTATTATGGTTGCTCTTTATGAACTAAAAGCTGAAGAGGTGGTGGTGGTTGGACACTACGGATGCGGTATGACTGGTTTGAAATCTGAATCCGTCATTGAAAAAGCTTTACAAGCAGGAATGGATCCGTCCAGCCTTGATGCTTTACGATATGCAGGTGTGGATATGGAAAAGTGGCTTCAGGGCTTTGATGATGTTGAGGGAAATGTACGTAATAGTGTTGGAATCATTCGTCGTCATCCGTTTCTTCCTGCTAACACACCGGTTCACGGACTTGCCATTTCCCCTGAAACAGGAGAGCTTACTGTCGTGGACATAGAGGATTAG
- the cyoE gene encoding heme o synthase: MNIEETPTSQKIEKSTASNDKSVPTLASDLKALFKLVVLIANALPVLTGFWLALYFTDAFFADYWGIFLLTIIGSTMVMAGALILNNWYDADIDAVMARTKNRPTVTGTIPLNLVLKLGIVLSILGFILLFFTTIEATLYAFVGWFTYVVLYTMWSKRRYTLNTVIGSLSGAVTPLIGWAAIEPAYHIVPIVLFLLLFIWQMPHTFAIAMKKYEEYKAAEVAMLPVVYGFEMTKRQIVVYIACLLPLPFFLAQLGTTFIVIATVLNICWLAAGIGGFFTKKDLKWAQVMFLCSVNYVTILFLMMIIVTLPV; the protein is encoded by the coding sequence ATGAATATAGAGGAAACGCCTACTTCACAGAAGATTGAAAAGTCAACTGCATCAAATGACAAAAGTGTTCCTACTTTAGCTTCTGATTTAAAAGCACTTTTCAAATTAGTTGTATTGATAGCTAATGCACTGCCTGTCCTTACTGGATTTTGGCTAGCGCTGTATTTCACCGATGCATTTTTTGCAGATTATTGGGGTATATTTTTGTTAACCATTATTGGAAGCACGATGGTTATGGCTGGAGCACTTATCCTAAATAATTGGTATGATGCTGATATTGATGCAGTAATGGCACGGACAAAAAATCGTCCAACTGTAACGGGAACTATCCCGCTTAACCTAGTTCTAAAGTTGGGAATCGTATTGAGTATACTTGGTTTCATTCTTTTATTTTTTACAACGATTGAAGCTACCCTATACGCATTTGTGGGATGGTTCACGTATGTTGTCTTGTATACCATGTGGTCAAAACGACGTTACACACTTAATACAGTAATTGGAAGTCTTTCTGGTGCTGTCACACCTTTAATAGGATGGGCGGCAATAGAACCGGCTTATCATATAGTCCCAATTGTACTGTTCCTGCTTTTGTTTATTTGGCAAATGCCGCATACCTTTGCTATCGCAATGAAAAAATATGAAGAATATAAAGCTGCTGAGGTTGCGATGCTTCCAGTTGTATATGGATTTGAAATGACCAAGCGGCAAATTGTTGTATATATCGCTTGCCTACTGCCACTGCCATTTTTCTTAGCGCAGTTAGGTACAACATTTATAGTAATTGCTACAGTACTTAACATTTGTTGGTTAGCAGCGGGGATCGGTGGCTTTTTTACAAAAAAGGATTTAAAATGGGCCCAAGTAATGTTTCTCTGTTCAGTGAATTATGTAACGATACTTTTTCTAATGATGATTATTGTTACATTGCCCGTTTAG
- a CDS encoding n-acetylglutamate synthase: protein MINYNNRKFVSVENTANGEVSSKTYFNYKQEGKILYADYSGGEIVKGKLIGIVHDDDSLEFRYNHVNTSHEIRGGKCKSIPKLTTEGKIELVEKWQWLDREQNEGHSLIREV from the coding sequence ATGATTAATTATAATAACCGTAAGTTTGTCTCTGTGGAAAACACAGCTAATGGCGAGGTTTCTTCTAAAACTTATTTTAATTATAAGCAGGAAGGAAAAATACTCTATGCAGATTATTCAGGGGGAGAAATAGTAAAAGGAAAATTAATAGGTATTGTTCATGATGATGATTCTCTTGAATTTCGATATAATCACGTAAATACAAGTCACGAAATACGGGGTGGGAAGTGTAAGTCCATACCTAAGTTAACAACTGAGGGCAAAATTGAGCTAGTTGAAAAGTGGCAGTGGTTAGACAGGGAACAAAACGAAGGGCATTCCCTTATAAGAGAAGTCTAA
- a CDS encoding TIGR00341 family protein: protein MELQLIEVYAPENFNYQNDLLQNFSFTSYWISHENNEVHIRILVEKQGAEKILNYLEKAASDESSQFDAMLYSVKAYIPSKYHEKNTPNDNKDQFERASRLELYSVVETSSKINGSFSWYTLFAALVATVGVIQNSPALVLGANIIDPSIRPIMGVSFSSVLGEKKLIRQSITTAMYGLLIPITIAALFGYLFPLPINSNEFLAQTKVQLLDIVVAVSAGAAGAISFVKRSHGQLVGVMISLAVLPPAIVLGMMVGAAQWEDAIQPLLLLLININSILLSAILVFWVSGIKPVNWKDIQEAGTSRVNSLLFTGTIFLALIITVVLLRF from the coding sequence ATGGAACTTCAGTTGATTGAGGTATACGCGCCTGAAAATTTTAACTATCAAAATGACTTATTACAAAATTTCTCATTTACCTCATATTGGATATCACATGAAAACAACGAAGTACACATCCGGATTCTCGTCGAAAAACAAGGTGCAGAGAAAATCTTAAATTATCTGGAAAAGGCAGCTTCAGATGAAAGCAGTCAATTCGATGCCATGCTTTATTCCGTTAAAGCATACATCCCTAGTAAATATCATGAAAAAAACACTCCTAATGATAATAAAGATCAATTTGAAAGAGCGAGCAGACTCGAATTATACTCTGTAGTTGAAACTTCAAGTAAAATTAACGGTAGTTTTTCGTGGTACACCCTGTTTGCTGCGCTAGTTGCCACTGTTGGCGTTATTCAAAACAGCCCCGCACTGGTCCTGGGAGCGAATATCATCGATCCATCAATTAGGCCAATAATGGGAGTTTCGTTTTCTTCCGTTCTTGGTGAAAAAAAGCTGATTCGTCAATCGATTACCACGGCTATGTACGGTCTTTTAATCCCAATTACAATTGCTGCATTATTTGGTTATTTATTTCCTTTACCTATTAATAGTAATGAGTTTCTAGCTCAAACTAAAGTTCAACTCTTAGATATTGTTGTCGCAGTTTCCGCTGGTGCTGCGGGTGCTATTTCTTTTGTAAAGCGATCACATGGACAATTAGTGGGGGTAATGATTTCTTTAGCGGTATTACCCCCGGCTATTGTTTTGGGAATGATGGTTGGTGCTGCTCAATGGGAGGATGCCATTCAACCATTGTTATTACTTCTAATTAATATTAATTCAATCCTTTTATCAGCTATATTAGTATTCTGGGTCAGTGGCATCAAACCAGTCAATTGGAAAGATATTCAGGAAGCTGGTACTTCACGTGTTAATTCATTACTTTTCACTGGCACAATTTTTCTTGCATTAATCATTACAGTTGTTCTTCTTAGATTTTAG